From Oceaniferula marina, a single genomic window includes:
- the rpsI gene encoding 30S ribosomal protein S9: MSEATTHCATGRRKTSVARVWVTPGTGKITVNNKTFEDYVPTVTLQNAVLEPFQKANLVNKFDVKVVAKGGGLAGQVGAIRLGLSRALCEYDEELRPALKEAGLMRRDPRQKERKKYGQPGARKKFQFSKR; encoded by the coding sequence ATGAGCGAAGCAACAACACACTGCGCCACCGGACGTCGCAAGACATCCGTCGCCCGCGTCTGGGTTACCCCCGGCACCGGTAAGATTACTGTCAACAACAAGACATTCGAAGACTACGTTCCTACGGTGACGCTTCAGAATGCCGTGCTTGAGCCATTCCAAAAAGCCAATCTGGTCAACAAGTTTGACGTCAAGGTTGTCGCCAAAGGAGGTGGACTCGCCGGTCAGGTCGGAGCCATCCGCCTCGGTCTCTCCCGTGCCCTTTGCGAATACGACGAAGAGCTTCGTCCTGCTTTGAAAGAAGCCGGTCTGATGCGTCGTGATCCTCGCCAGAAAGAGCGTAAGAAATACGGTCAGCCAGGTGCTCGTAAGAAGTTCCAGTTCTCCAAGCGTTAA
- a CDS encoding esterase/lipase family protein → MSSILRYSHFLTGLIAALLLGACTQDPYFRSSPTYIAYNDAPASTLNRAWMSGSSLYYIQCMQMQGRKTPSSNDERIAIAEREVFRAQKSLGKSREQAAAHYLKAAETLWPVVRDNANPSERAYWGEKKRLIIAHQLYIHAVGQTTELLVHSRQLKKGMQGVQLGGRTLNFNTESPHTLHPSFFDEVHPIDTHVYGNVGANHYTSTGLGAAIIGSQSPSPERKQHNPLLSPDGMHIPVNAIIDYPRPGHARLTLTNLLETDQTRITGSPRPLSADYSAAVAATMDSESSLLGLSIALAPQKFNRGSGLFSLGPYDPGKIPVIFIHGLISQPSTWTTPTNFLLADKTIRENYQFFYYFYPTSISPLVTGTELRSKLLTFYRQHNVDANRELNRTVLIGHSMGGILSSVQSRQFDEDLWNRLFKHSSETINDPQSVMARARPLFSPPVLEPIDRVVFVATPHRGSELANNWIGRIGASLITLPKNIISLQVSATAENMTELGRSLINSDGPADSISRLKPNNPSLKFLIDQPFSQKVTYHSIIGDRGKNNPAKSSDGVVPYWSSHMEGAASEKIVPANHEAHLHPEAHHELSRILHLHLKQQKR, encoded by the coding sequence ATGTCAAGCATCCTGCGCTACTCGCATTTCCTGACCGGCCTGATCGCGGCTCTGCTCTTGGGTGCCTGCACCCAGGACCCGTATTTTCGATCATCTCCAACATACATCGCCTACAACGATGCTCCGGCCTCTACCTTGAACCGGGCGTGGATGTCCGGAAGTTCACTCTATTACATCCAATGCATGCAAATGCAGGGGAGAAAAACGCCCAGCAGTAACGACGAACGCATCGCCATCGCAGAGCGAGAGGTCTTCCGCGCACAAAAGAGCCTAGGGAAATCCCGGGAACAAGCAGCGGCCCACTATCTGAAGGCTGCCGAAACCCTCTGGCCCGTCGTCCGTGACAATGCAAACCCCTCCGAACGAGCCTACTGGGGTGAGAAAAAACGCCTGATCATCGCGCACCAACTCTACATCCACGCTGTTGGCCAGACGACGGAACTTCTGGTTCACAGTCGCCAACTCAAGAAAGGAATGCAAGGTGTCCAACTCGGTGGAAGAACCCTCAACTTCAACACTGAGAGTCCGCACACGCTCCATCCCTCGTTTTTTGATGAGGTTCATCCTATCGACACCCACGTCTACGGCAACGTTGGAGCCAACCACTACACCTCCACCGGATTGGGAGCGGCCATCATCGGCAGCCAATCCCCAAGCCCCGAGAGAAAACAACACAACCCGCTCTTGTCACCGGATGGTATGCACATCCCGGTCAATGCCATCATCGATTACCCTCGCCCGGGCCACGCCCGACTGACATTGACCAACCTACTGGAAACCGACCAGACCCGAATCACCGGATCTCCCAGACCTCTCTCGGCCGACTACTCGGCAGCCGTTGCAGCCACCATGGATAGTGAATCCTCACTGCTCGGGCTGAGTATCGCTCTGGCCCCGCAAAAGTTCAACCGCGGGTCCGGGCTCTTTTCTCTGGGTCCCTACGACCCCGGTAAAATCCCAGTCATCTTCATCCACGGCTTGATTTCACAACCCTCAACCTGGACCACCCCCACCAACTTTCTCTTGGCCGACAAAACCATCCGGGAGAACTACCAGTTTTTTTACTACTTCTACCCCACCAGCATCTCCCCCTTGGTCACGGGGACCGAATTGCGGAGTAAACTCCTGACTTTTTACCGTCAGCACAATGTCGACGCCAACCGTGAACTCAATCGGACGGTGCTTATTGGTCACAGCATGGGTGGCATTCTTTCCTCCGTGCAAAGCCGCCAATTTGACGAAGATCTTTGGAACCGGCTCTTCAAGCACTCCTCGGAAACGATCAACGACCCCCAATCCGTCATGGCCCGGGCACGCCCTCTCTTTTCGCCCCCGGTCCTCGAACCTATCGACAGGGTTGTGTTTGTCGCAACCCCCCATCGAGGCAGCGAACTGGCAAACAACTGGATTGGCCGAATCGGAGCGTCGCTAATCACTCTTCCCAAAAATATCATCAGCCTGCAGGTCTCGGCAACCGCCGAAAACATGACGGAACTCGGCCGATCCCTGATCAATAGCGATGGTCCGGCAGACTCCATCAGCCGACTCAAACCCAACAACCCGTCGCTGAAATTTTTGATCGATCAACCATTCAGCCAAAAGGTCACCTACCACTCAATCATTGGTGACCGAGGAAAAAATAATCCGGCAAAAAGTTCGGACGGCGTCGTGCCCTACTGGAGTTCCCATATGGAAGGCGCGGCATCGGAAAAAATCGTCCCCGCAAACCACGAAGCCCACCTGCACCCCGAAGCCCACCATGAGCTTTCGCGAATCCTGCACCTGCACCTCAAACAACAGAAGCGCTAG
- a CDS encoding pseudouridine synthase, producing the protein MATTGQGIRLNKYLASCGVGSRRACDAIIQEGRVYVNNAVCINLATRVVAEDVVRVGRKVVRPRSTEVILLNKPRGLVCTSSDELNRETVYSILPPKYRHLKHVGRLDMDSEGLLVMTNDGELALSLTHPRQKVEKEYLVTLDQSFSNEVIDQLIAGVHTPEGRASAKSVRRVSSRRVRVVLVTGMKRQIRMMFEALHLKVTKLVRVRIGTLVGEGLELGKCRVLDEEDIQALQTNPEPAKGRSDRGFDAGKKPGLARKPGRRPAKKMGRPGGKRKSPRTTGNSVKKRRK; encoded by the coding sequence ATGGCAACCACCGGACAAGGCATTCGCCTTAACAAGTATCTCGCATCCTGCGGCGTCGGATCCAGACGTGCCTGTGATGCGATCATTCAAGAGGGGCGCGTGTATGTGAATAACGCGGTGTGTATCAATCTTGCGACTCGGGTTGTTGCTGAAGATGTGGTTCGGGTGGGGCGTAAAGTGGTTCGGCCACGATCGACGGAAGTGATTTTGTTGAACAAGCCAAGAGGCTTGGTTTGCACCTCCAGTGACGAGCTGAACAGGGAGACGGTTTACAGTATTTTACCGCCAAAGTATCGACATCTGAAACACGTCGGGCGTTTGGATATGGATTCCGAAGGTTTGTTGGTGATGACCAATGATGGTGAGTTGGCTTTGTCATTGACTCACCCTCGACAGAAGGTTGAAAAAGAATACCTGGTGACTTTGGATCAATCGTTTTCGAACGAAGTGATCGATCAATTGATTGCAGGTGTGCACACTCCGGAAGGTCGGGCTTCTGCCAAGTCGGTTCGCAGGGTGTCTTCACGCCGGGTTCGGGTGGTATTGGTTACGGGGATGAAGCGCCAGATTCGTATGATGTTTGAGGCTCTGCATCTGAAGGTGACCAAGTTGGTTCGGGTTCGTATTGGCACACTGGTCGGAGAAGGTCTTGAACTTGGGAAATGCCGGGTGCTCGACGAGGAGGATATTCAGGCGCTGCAGACCAATCCTGAACCCGCTAAGGGGAGGAGCGACCGTGGATTTGATGCCGGCAAAAAGCCCGGACTTGCTAGAAAGCCCGGACGTCGTCCGGCAAAAAAAATGGGTCGCCCCGGGGGAAAAAGGAAATCTCCAAGAACGACGGGTAATTCGGTGAAAAAAAGGAGAAAGTAA
- the rplM gene encoding 50S ribosomal protein L13, whose translation MKTFSAKAQDVERKWYVIDAENKVLGQVAVEAANLLRGKNKPIFTPHVDTGDFVVITNAEKVVLTGNKESDKIYTRYTGYVGNQKVETPKKVRARRPELLLERAVRGMIPHNKLGDAIYKKLKVVVGPEHGHDAQQPEAYEVK comes from the coding sequence ATGAAAACTTTTTCAGCCAAAGCTCAGGATGTTGAGCGTAAATGGTACGTGATTGACGCCGAAAACAAGGTGCTCGGTCAGGTAGCCGTCGAGGCCGCGAATCTTCTTCGCGGAAAGAACAAGCCCATTTTCACCCCTCACGTTGACACCGGCGATTTTGTCGTGATCACCAATGCTGAGAAAGTGGTTCTTACCGGAAACAAGGAATCGGACAAAATCTACACCCGTTATACTGGTTACGTTGGTAACCAAAAGGTGGAGACTCCTAAGAAGGTGCGTGCCCGCCGCCCCGAGCTTTTGCTTGAGCGTGCTGTTCGCGGCATGATTCCTCACAACAAGCTTGGTGATGCGATCTACAAGAAGCTGAAAGTGGTGGTTGGGCCTGAACACGGTCACGATGCCCAGCAGCCAGAAGCCTACGAAGTTAAGTAA
- a CDS encoding small basic protein — protein MSKHASLKVGGGASGKRSVLKRFERIKLLKERGQWKEGKSPIGLPKTKPEA, from the coding sequence ATGTCCAAGCACGCATCTCTCAAAGTTGGCGGTGGAGCCAGTGGCAAGCGTTCCGTTCTCAAGCGGTTCGAGCGGATTAAACTGCTCAAAGAGCGCGGCCAGTGGAAAGAAGGCAAGAGCCCGATCGGTCTGCCTAAAACCAAGCCTGAAGCGTAA
- the acs gene encoding acetate--CoA ligase — protein MSKNIESHLSEDREFKPSKEFSKKARISSMAQYKRMYKESIEKPATFWAREAKELQWSKQWTKVLDWKAPYAKWFVGGKTNICVNCVDRHVEEGRGTKAAIIWEGEPGDKRTLTYQQLQREVCRFANVLQANGVKSKDRVLIYMPMTPEASIAMLACARIGAVHSIVFGGFSAESIKDRLEDSKAVAVITADGGWRRGGVIDLKANVDDALKGDKTVKKVIVLKRTENEVKMKRGRDVWWHEEAAKVPATHKARAFDSEHPLFILYTSGSTGKPKGILHTTGGYMISTYTTCKYIFDMRDDDVYWCTADVGWITGHSYITYGPMLNGVTQVMYEGAPNFPDFSRFWQIVEEYGVTIFYTAPTAIRAFIKAGDELVEKHDLSSLRLLGTVGEPINPEAWMWYYDKIGGGRCPIVDTWWQTETGAIMLSPLPGCTPIKPGTATLPFFGVDAAILDETGQECKANEGGRLVIRQPWPSMLRTIYGDKKRYKDTYWSDYSGMYTAGDGARRDKKGNFWIVGRLDDVLNVSGHRLGTAEVESALVSHKAVAEAAVVGRPHDIKGQAVVAFVSLRAGVESSDALLKEVRDHVGKIIGAIAKPDDVYFTQALPKTRSGKIMRRLLKELVATGKATGNMTTLEDINVVRNLEALVQKK, from the coding sequence ATGAGTAAAAACATCGAAAGTCACCTGAGCGAAGACCGCGAATTTAAACCCTCCAAGGAATTCTCCAAAAAAGCCCGGATTTCCAGCATGGCGCAATACAAGCGCATGTACAAGGAGTCGATCGAGAAGCCTGCCACCTTCTGGGCGCGTGAAGCCAAAGAGCTACAGTGGTCGAAGCAATGGACCAAGGTGCTTGACTGGAAGGCTCCGTATGCCAAGTGGTTTGTTGGCGGAAAGACCAATATTTGTGTGAATTGCGTGGACCGCCACGTCGAGGAAGGACGGGGCACCAAGGCTGCGATCATTTGGGAGGGCGAACCTGGTGACAAGCGCACTTTGACCTATCAACAGCTTCAGCGCGAAGTGTGTCGATTTGCGAATGTGCTGCAGGCCAATGGAGTAAAGTCCAAGGACCGGGTGTTGATTTATATGCCCATGACTCCCGAGGCTAGTATTGCGATGTTGGCCTGTGCCCGTATCGGGGCGGTTCACTCCATTGTGTTTGGTGGGTTTTCCGCAGAGTCGATCAAGGACCGTTTGGAGGATTCCAAAGCCGTGGCCGTGATTACGGCGGACGGAGGTTGGCGTCGTGGCGGGGTGATCGATCTTAAAGCCAATGTGGATGACGCTCTGAAAGGGGACAAAACGGTCAAAAAAGTCATTGTGCTCAAGCGCACGGAAAATGAAGTCAAGATGAAGCGGGGCCGTGATGTTTGGTGGCATGAAGAAGCCGCCAAGGTTCCGGCGACGCACAAGGCAAGGGCATTCGACAGCGAGCATCCCTTGTTCATTCTTTACACTTCGGGCTCGACCGGAAAGCCCAAGGGGATTTTACATACAACCGGGGGATACATGATCAGCACGTACACCACGTGTAAGTATATTTTTGATATGCGTGATGATGATGTTTACTGGTGCACCGCTGACGTTGGTTGGATCACCGGGCATTCTTACATCACTTATGGGCCGATGCTGAATGGCGTGACTCAGGTTATGTATGAGGGAGCTCCTAATTTCCCTGACTTTTCGCGCTTCTGGCAAATCGTCGAAGAATACGGGGTGACCATTTTTTATACTGCCCCGACCGCTATCCGTGCCTTTATCAAGGCGGGTGACGAGCTCGTGGAGAAACATGACTTGTCATCATTGCGCTTGCTTGGAACCGTCGGTGAACCGATCAATCCGGAAGCTTGGATGTGGTATTACGATAAGATCGGTGGTGGCCGTTGTCCGATTGTCGATACCTGGTGGCAGACGGAGACCGGTGCCATTATGCTTTCGCCATTGCCTGGGTGCACCCCGATCAAACCGGGGACCGCTACACTGCCTTTCTTTGGGGTGGATGCTGCGATTCTGGATGAAACAGGTCAGGAATGTAAGGCGAACGAAGGTGGGCGACTGGTCATTCGCCAGCCATGGCCGTCGATGCTTCGGACGATTTACGGTGACAAAAAGCGATATAAAGATACCTACTGGAGTGATTACTCCGGGATGTACACTGCGGGAGATGGAGCGCGCCGCGATAAGAAAGGAAACTTCTGGATCGTGGGCCGTCTTGATGATGTTCTCAACGTTTCAGGGCACCGCCTGGGAACGGCGGAGGTGGAGAGTGCTTTGGTGTCACATAAAGCGGTTGCCGAGGCTGCCGTGGTGGGTCGGCCACATGATATCAAGGGGCAGGCCGTAGTTGCTTTTGTCTCCTTGCGAGCTGGAGTGGAAAGCTCGGACGCCTTGTTGAAGGAGGTTCGGGATCACGTTGGTAAAATCATCGGAGCGATTGCCAAACCTGACGATGTTTATTTCACTCAAGCCTTGCCAAAAACCAGATCAGGGAAGATTATGCGCCGCCTTCTTAAGGAGCTTGTTGCCACTGGTAAAGCCACGGGTAACATGACCACCCTTGAGGATATCAATGTTGTCCGAAACCTGGAAGCGCTGGTTCAGAAAAAATAG
- a CDS encoding histone deacetylase family protein — MAKRTTAQTGILYDTRYTEHDTGDLHPENAERYVAVMHSLKGLRQENRDRLSRLGWIPAEIGDVLLCHEAWYHDVVRMDVDQFAEVLRTGDTAICPESYDVAMAAVGASLSAVDAVCEGGLANAFAAVRPPGHHASQGKGMGFCIFNNVAIAARHAQKRHGMKRVAILDWDVHHGNGTQDIFYDDASVLFVSSHEEDLFPHTGSPEETGGGEGVGLTANFPVASGVGGDVLLPLWRDKIGPLVLDFNPDLIVISAGFDARVDDPVGMLALTDQDFAELTGMVCAWADACCDGRVVSILEGGYDPQGLASAVNAHVGALMQAGNTI, encoded by the coding sequence ATGGCGAAACGAACGACAGCGCAGACCGGTATTCTCTATGACACTCGGTACACCGAACATGATACGGGAGATTTACATCCTGAAAATGCCGAGCGTTACGTCGCCGTGATGCATTCGTTGAAGGGATTGAGGCAGGAGAATCGAGACCGTTTGTCTCGTCTCGGTTGGATTCCGGCGGAGATCGGGGATGTCTTACTCTGCCATGAAGCGTGGTATCATGACGTGGTGCGGATGGATGTGGATCAGTTCGCTGAGGTTCTGCGCACTGGGGATACGGCGATTTGTCCTGAATCTTATGATGTGGCGATGGCCGCGGTTGGTGCCTCGTTATCGGCTGTGGATGCGGTTTGTGAAGGGGGGTTGGCAAATGCATTTGCTGCTGTGAGGCCTCCGGGTCACCACGCATCTCAAGGGAAAGGGATGGGTTTTTGTATTTTCAACAATGTCGCGATTGCGGCCCGGCATGCCCAGAAGCGCCATGGAATGAAGCGGGTGGCTATCCTGGATTGGGATGTGCATCATGGGAATGGAACCCAGGATATTTTTTATGATGATGCTTCTGTTTTGTTTGTCTCTAGCCACGAAGAGGATCTCTTTCCTCATACCGGATCGCCTGAGGAAACCGGAGGAGGAGAGGGGGTGGGCTTGACGGCTAATTTTCCGGTTGCTTCCGGTGTTGGGGGCGATGTGCTGCTTCCCTTGTGGCGAGACAAGATCGGTCCATTGGTTCTGGATTTTAACCCTGATCTGATTGTGATATCGGCGGGGTTTGATGCACGTGTAGATGACCCCGTCGGTATGCTGGCATTGACTGACCAAGATTTTGCCGAACTCACCGGCATGGTTTGCGCATGGGCGGATGCCTGTTGTGATGGTCGTGTGGTTTCAATTCTCGAAGGTGGCTATGACCCTCAGGGGCTTGCTTCTGCGGTGAATGCGCACGTTGGAGCCTTGATGCAAGCTGGTAATACCATTTGA